One Aegilops tauschii subsp. strangulata cultivar AL8/78 chromosome 7, Aet v6.0, whole genome shotgun sequence genomic window carries:
- the LOC141027836 gene encoding uncharacterized protein, which translates to MSIMSHLTITQCGKAKKRQQQAYMGVGKKVFRMLYNYKAEIELRSPGSIVEIDTTTHEGEVHFSKLFIAFKPCIDGFVNGCRPYISIDSTHLNGKWNGQLAVVTALDGHNWMFPVAYGFIESENGDNWAWFMNQVKKAIGDPPVLAVCTDACKGLENAVKKVFPQAEQRECFRHMWHNFQKYFHGDVFGRLWPAARAYRPEEYQHHMAKVFDASEKVYPYLRDYHNLLWMRCMFNPAIKCDYINNNLAECFNAWGRDIKDLPIVQLADKIREMIMELFRKRRMIGERFTGIILPFVIHQLNAKTRGLGHLKAKASADWSGEVKNANKEDERHVVKTLTHECKCLQWQHTGKPCDHALAFINVLQARNFVNMEDYVHEYYSVSRFRAAYEGVIEPLTDKNQWPHMDTGFVLRPPIPIGKKKGAGRTRK; encoded by the coding sequence ATGAGCATCATGTCACACTTAACTATCACACAGTGTGGAAAGGCAAAAAAAAGGCAGCAACAGGCTTATATGggagttgggaagaaagttttcAGGATGTTGTACAACTATAAGGCTGAAATAGAATTGAGGTCTCCGGGGAGTATTGTTGAGATTGATACGACCACACATGAAGGTGAAGTGCATTTCAGCAAGCTATTTATCGCTTTCAAGCCTTGCATAGATGGTTTTGTGAATGGATGTAGGCCATATATTAGCATAGATTCAACTCATTTAAATGGAAAGTGGAATGGTCAGCTAGCTGTAGTCACTGCATTGGATGGTCACAATTGGATGTTCCCGGTGGCGTATGGCTTTATTGAGTCTGAAAATGGAGATAATTGGGCTTGGTTCATGAATCAAGTGAAGAAGGCAATAGGGGACCCTCCGGTATTGGCTGTTTGTACTGATGCTTGCAAGGGTCTTGAAAATGCTGTTAAGAAGGTTTTTCCTCAAGCTGAGCAGCGAGAGTGCTTTAGGCATATGTGGCATAATTTTCAGAAATATTTTCATGGTGATGTGTTTGGAAGGTTGTGGCCTGCTGCTAGGGCATATAGGCCGGAAGAATATCAACATCACATGGCAAAGGTATTTGATGCATCTGAGAAAGTATATCCTTACCTTAGGGATTACCATAATCTGTTATGGATGAGGTGCATGTTCAACCCTGCCATCAAGTGTGACTACATAAATAACAATCTCGCCGAGTGCTTCAACGCTTGGGGGCGAGATATCAAGGACTTGCCGATTGTTCAGCTAGCTGATAAGATTAGAGAGATGATTATGGAACTGTTTAGAAAAAGAAGAATGATTGGAGAAAGATTTACAGGGATAATACTTCCATTTGTCATACACCAACTAAATGCAAAGACTCGAGGACTAGGTCATCTCAAGGCTAAAGCATCAGCTGATTGGAGTGGGGAAGTGAAAAATGCTAACAAAGAGGATGAAAGACATGTGGTCAAAACTCTCACACATGAGTGTAAATGTCTGCAATGGCAGCACACGGGCAAGCCTTGCGACCATGCACTAGCCTTCATAAATGTCTTGCAAGCTCGCAACTTTGTTAACATGGAGGACTATGTACATGAGTACTACTCAGTTAGCAGATTTAGGGCAGCATATGAAGGTGTAATTGAGCCCCTTACGGACAAGAATCAATGGCCACACATGGACACAGGCTTTGTGTTGCGTCCACCAATTCCAATAGGCAAGAAGAAAGGTGCTGGAAGAACAAGAAAATAG